One Malus domestica chromosome 11, GDT2T_hap1 genomic region harbors:
- the LOC103439645 gene encoding scarecrow-like protein 21, with product MRESHKHIIPNVPRRIGEQPVEEQESYCWPSSQNVDQQASSDEVVQGTQLSVQKVEQHCTLESSSGTSGYPGRSSSSSLNFSGNGSPVSHPDVHSYQSCGSPVNQSCISNETDGLGHKIRELENALLGNDSDAFDAYKIIDEVGADQIYSEAEHWEQMMMMIRGGDLKEVLCACAKALANNDMSTTEQLFSNLRQMVSVSGEPIQRLGAYILEGLIARLASSGSSICASLRCKEPASAELLSYMHILYEVCPYFKFGYMSANGAIAEAMKDESRVHIIDFQVAQGSQWITLIQALATRPGGPPQIRITGIDDSASAYVRGGGLGVVGQRLSRLAESCKVPFEFHAAGIFGSEVQLEDLVIRPGEAIAVNFALMLHHIPDESVSSHNHRDRLLRLAKSLSPKVVTLVEQESNTNTAPFLPRFTETLSYFSAVFDSIDVALPREHRERINVEQHCLAREIVNIIACEGAERVERYEPLSKWRSRFIMAGFSPYPLSPLVNATIKTLLQSYSEKYTLEEIGGVLYLGWMNQPLVVSCAWR from the coding sequence ATGCGAGAATCTCACAAGCATATAATCCCAAATGTTCCTCGCCGAATCGGAGAACAGCCTGTTGAAGAGCAGGAGTCTTATTGTTGGCCTTCCTCCCAGAATGTTGACCAACAAGCATCCTCTGATGAGGTTGTCCAAGGAACACAGCTTTCAGTTCAAAAAGTTGAACAACACTGTACCCTGGAATCATCCTCGGGAACCAGTGGTTACCCTGGTCGCAGTTCTTCATCAAGTTTGAATTTCTCAGGAAATGGAAGTCCAGTATCACATCCAGATGTGCATTCCTACCAGTCTTGTGGCTCTCCTGTCAACCAGTCGTGTATATCAAATGAAACGGATGGCCTGGGTCACAAAATTAGGGAACTGGAAAATGCTTTGCTGGGAAATGATTCAGATGCCTTTGACGCGTACAAAATCATAGATGAGGTTGGGgctgatcaaatttattcagaAGCAGAGCACTGGGAacaaatgatgatgatgatccgCGGAGGTGACTTAAAGGAGGTGCTTTGCGCATGTGCAAAAGCATTGGCAAACAATGATATGTCAACAACTGAACAGTTGTTCTCAAACCTACGTCAGATGGTGTCGGTTTCAGGTGAGCCAATCCAACGTTTAGGAGCTTACATTTTGGAAGGTCTTATTGCAAGGCTGGCCTCGTCGGGGAGTTCTATCTGTGCATCCCTAAGATGCAAGGAGCCTGCCAGTGCTGAACTCCTCTCGTACATGCACATACTTTATGAAGTCTGCCCATACTTCAAGTTCGGATATATGTCAGCAAATGGGGCGATTGCAGAAGCTATGAAGGATGAAAGTAGAGTTCATATAATTGATTTTCAGGTAGCTCAAGGCAGCCAGTGGATTACATTAATCCAGGCTTTAGCTACTCGGCCAGGAGGACCCCCACAGATTAGGATCACGGGCATAGATGATTCCGCATCAGCTTATGTTCGGGGAGGGGGCCTTGGTGTTGTGGGACAGAGGTTGTCAAGGCTTGCGGAGTCATGTAAGGTACCCTTTGAGTTCCATGCTGCTGGAATTTTTGGTTCTGAGGTTCAACTTGAGGACCTTGTGATTCGACCTGGCGAGGCTATTGCAGTGAATTTTGCCTTAATGCTGCACCACATACCAGATGAGAGTGTGAGTAGTCATAATCACAGGGACCGGCTGTTGAGGCTTGCCAAGAGTTTGTCACCCAAGGTAGTGACTCTTGTTGAACAAGAATCAAACACCAACACAGCCCCTTTCCTTCCTCGTTTCACTGAGACGCTGAGCTATTTTAGTGCTGTCTTTGATTCAATTGATGTTGCTCTGCCAAGGGAGCACAGGGAGCGGATCAATGTCGAGCAGCACTGTCTGGCACGAGAAATTGTTAACATTATAGCATGTGAAGGGGCGGAAAGAGTAGAACGTTATGAGCCTCTCAGTAAGTGGAGGTCACGATTCATTATGGCTGGTTTTTCGCCTTATCCACTGAGCCCCTTGGTAAATGCAACTATCAAGACTCTACTGCAGAGTTATTCTGAGAAGTACACGCTTGAAGAGATCGGTGGAGTTTTATATCTCGGCTGGATGAATCAACCACTGGTTGTCTCTTGTGCATGGAGgtaa